In one window of Musa acuminata AAA Group cultivar baxijiao chromosome BXJ3-2, Cavendish_Baxijiao_AAA, whole genome shotgun sequence DNA:
- the LOC103976322 gene encoding wall-associated receptor kinase 3-like: MIEQQPETRRNYRTGPRQLEEGKVTLREREGMGWVELLLLLLLTVSSMGLTNVESASTKEPFTLPSNCQKRCGNINIEYPFGIGNGCYRRGFNLTCTNYTDQPPRLFLGDGKPEITRIDLDNGTVSVMTPIITMGVDEEFINVPLIDLQSWPYSLKSLYQEVQSSYTIHAYNFLYVSGCSVIADLVDPTTNRTSGTCITRCTSNDNSQCTLSLYYSNSTSLEVRLTRLNQSDLHLLYASSIKVFVYDYYNTTTDGLRGIVKGSSSEVETALSWYIKDYPSCEEAKKNMKTYACISPNSDCYDVINYYNDTDYNFGYFCRCSFNHEGNPYLSNGCQETNFTLHPVKGCPTKCGSVDIPFPFGLKKGCYRDRAFALTCNHTSSPPTLLFQENYIVRSISLEKGQLEIEYKYNGADSYTYTTTPFTFVDEQPIVSWVIENQLCKDAQSNRTMFACVDEHSSCVDINTTTRDGQNILGYRCNCSKGYEGNPYLPNGCTDIDECKFPDKYVCNGVCRNMMGSYSCTCPRGTTGDLKGACIPDKKQTVLLGVIIGVSNGVGLLLLSTSLIILRRKWKKRKQKRIREKHFRQNHGLLLQQLISSREDVAERTKIFPLEEIEKATNNFDETRVLGRGGHGTVYKGILSDQRVVAIKKSKIVKKSEIDQFVNEVAILSQINHRNVVKLFGCCLETEVPLLIYEFISNGALSDHLHTSDGSSALSWEARLRIAAETAGALAYLHSAASISILHRDVKSSNILLDDHFTAKVSDFGASRFIPLDQTHIVTGIQGTFGYLDPEYYQTSQLTEKSDVYSFGVILLELLTGKKPIFSIEHENKQNLSMYFLQELKEKRYFDLVEDRVMKEGTKQELIEVIQLVATCLKFKGSERPTMKEVEYKLQSLRRIRKNGGRHIAEGNEETECLLSDPSCTLSDSVDQATEGTSRNYSLESEFMWSHYNPR, encoded by the exons ATGATAGAGCAACAACCAGAGACGCGAAG GAATTATCGAACAGGACCGAGGCAGCTGGAAGAGGGAAAGGttactctgagagagagagaagggatggGTTGGGTGGAGCTGTTGCTCCTGCTGCTGCTGACAGTGAGTTCAATGGGTTTAACAAATGTAGAAAGCGCGTCGACAAAGGAGCCTTTCACTTTACCTTCCAATTGCCAAAAAAGATGTGGTAATATCAATATCGAGTATCCTTTCGGCATAGGCAATGGCTGTTATCGTCGGGGCTTTAATCTTACTTGCACGAACTATACCGACCAACCTCCAAGGCTCTTCTTGGGTGATGGAAAACCCGAGATCACTAGAATCGATTTGGATAATGGGACCGTGAGCGTCATGACACCCATTATCACCATGGGTGTGGATGAGGAGTTCATTAATGTTCCGTTAATTGATCTACAGAGTTGGCCTTACTCTTTAAAATCATTGTATCAAGAAGTGCAGAGTTCTTACACAATACATGCATATAATTTTTTGTACGTGTCTGGTTGCAGCGTCATTGCCGACCTAGTGGATCCCACCACCAATAGGACTAGCGGTACTTGCATAACTAGATGCACTTCCAATGACAACAGTCAGTGCACACTTAGTTTATATTATTCGAATAGTACTTCATTGGAGGTTCGATTAACTCGACTCAATCAGAGTGATCTTCATTTGCTTTATGCTTCCAGTATCAAAGTTTTCGTGTACGATTATTACAATACTACCACAGATGGTCTCCGAGGAATAGTGAAAGGCAGCAGCTCGGAAGTGGAGACTGCCCTATCATGGTACATCAAAGACTATCCTAGCTGTGAAGAGGCCAAGAAGAATATGAAAACTTATGCCTGCATAAGTCCCAATAGCGACTGTTATGATGTCATTAATTATTATAACGACACTGATTATAATTTTGGGTACTTCTGTCGATGCTCTTTTAATCATGAAGGCAATCCATACCTATCAAATGGCTGTCAAG AAACAAATTTTACTCTACATCCGGTGAAGGGCTGTCCAACAAAATGTGGGAGTGTTGACATCCCTTTTCCATTCGGGCTAAAGAAAGGGTGTTACAGAGATCGGGCATTTGCTCTAACGTGCAACCACACATCAAGTCCTCCCACTCTCCTCTTCCAAGAGAATTACATAGTGCGCAGTATATCGTTGGAGAAAGGGCAATTAGAAATTGAGTATAAATACAATGGGGCCGACAGCTATACCTATACAACTACACCTTTCACTTTCGTTGACGAGCAGCCCATTGTTAGTTGGGTCATTGAGAATCAGCTTTGCAAGGATGCTCAAAGCAATAGAACGATGTTTGCATGTGTCGATGAACACAGCTCATGTGTGGACATTAACACGACAACAAGAGATGGTCAAAATATCTTGGGGTACCGTTGCAATTGCTCCAAAGGTTACGAAGGAAATCCATACCTTCCTAATGGATGTACAG ATATCGATGAGTGTAAATTCCCCGACAAATACGTCTGCAATGGGGTTTGTAGAAATATGATGGGCAGCTACAGCTGCACATGTCCACGAGGGACAACTGGTGATCTTAAAGGAGCATGCATCCCCGACAAAAAACAGACTGTTCTATTAG GTGTCATCATCGGCGTAAGCAATGGCGTGGGCCTATTGCTGTTGAGTACTAGTTTGATCATCCTTAGGAGgaaatggaagaaaagaaaacaaaagagaataAGAGAAAAACACTTCCGTCAGAATCATGGTTTACTGCTACAACAACTTATCTCTTCCCGTGAAGATGTTGCTGAAAGAACAAAGATATTTCCTCTGGAAGAGATAGAAAAGGCAACCAATAATTTTGATGAAACTCGAGTGCTCGGTCGCGGAGGACACGGAACAGTTTACAAAGGGATTCTGTCGGATCAACGCGTGGTCGCCATAAAAAAGTCAAAAATTGTGAAGAAGAGCGAGATAGATCAATTCGTCAATGAGGTTGCAATTCTTTCTCAAATTAATCACAGAAACGTGGTAAAGCTTTTTGGATGCTGCTTGGAGACCGAAGTGCCCTTGTTGATCTATGAATTTATCTCAAACGGAGCTCTTTCGGACCATCTCCATACTTCAGATGGTAGTTCTGCATTGTCATGGGAAGCTCGTCTGAGGATCGCTGCAGAAACTGCAGGAGCACTTGCTTATTTGCACTCGGCTGCTTCAATATCTATTTTACACAGGGATGTAAAGTCATCGAATATTCTCTTGGATGATCACTTCACAGCAAAAGTATCAGATTTTGGAGCTTCAAGATTTATTCCACTTGATCAAACTCATATAGTCACCGGTATTCAAGGGACCTTTGGATACTTGGATCCAGAGTATTATCAAACAAGTCAATTGACAGAAAAGAGCGATGTTTATAGCTTTGGGGTCATTCTTCTGGAGCTTTTAACGGGAAAGAAACCTATTTTCTCCATCGAACATGAGAATAAACAGAACCTGTCAATGTATTTTCTCCAAGAACTGAAAGAGAAGCGCTATTTTGATCTCGTGGAGGATCGTGTTATGAAAGAAGGGACTAAACAAGAGCTTATAGAAGTTATTCAACTAGTAGCAACGTGCTTGAAATTTAAAGGAAGCGAAAGGCCTACAATGAAGGAAGTGGAGTATAAACTACAAAGCCTAAGAAGGATTCGAAAGAATGGGGGACGTCATATTGCAGAAGGTAATGAAGAAACTGAGTGTCTGCTGAGCGATCCATCTTGTACTTTGTCTGATTCAGTTGACCAAGCAACCGAAGGGACATCCAGAAATTATAGCTTAGAAAGTGAATTCATGTGGTCACATTATAACCCACGGTGA